A genomic region of Oncorhynchus mykiss isolate Arlee chromosome 2, USDA_OmykA_1.1, whole genome shotgun sequence contains the following coding sequences:
- the LOC110499877 gene encoding carbohydrate sulfotransferase 1-like yields MNSAMQCSWKAVILLALASIAIQYTAIRTFTAKPFQMCPLTISNPLNCGMLGQDVVDLSFDKRICDDFLYFSSNVSRKTHVLILATTRSGSSFVGQLFNQHQDVFYLFEPLYHVQTTLLPRLSRSRTAGDTRVMLGASRDLLRSLYDCDLYFLESYIKPQPANHSTDKLFRRGASKALCSLPVCDAFSPGELNIDEGECVKRCGVLNMTLASDACRERRHVAIKTVRIPEVSDLRALVEDPRLNLKVIQLVRDPRGILASRIETFRDTYRLWRIWRATGRRPYNLDLTQLTMVCEDFLGSVTTGLSKPPWLKGRYMLVRYEDLAKNPLQKTKKIYDYLGLVMDKNVGDWIQNNTRGSNDLSAKHKYGTVRDSAANAESWRLKLSYDMVDYTQTVCQQVLQELGYKTVSSPEELKNLSLTLIEDKTFVPFL; encoded by the coding sequence ATGAATTCAGCCATGCAATGTTCCTGGAAGGCTGTGATTCTGCTAGCCTTAGCGTCCATAGCGATCCAGTACACAGCCATCAGGACGTTCACAGCCAAGCCATTCCAGATGTGTCCACTGACAATCTCCAACCCTCTGAACTGTGGCATGCTGGGGCAGGATGTGGTGGACTTGTCTTTTGACAAGCGGATCTGTGACGACTTTCTTTACTTCTCCTCCAATGTCTCCAGGAAGACCCATGTTCTCATCCTGGCCACGACCCGCAGCGGCAGCTCCTTCGTGGGTCAGCTGTTCAACCAGCACCAGGATGTGTTTTATCTGTTTGAGCCGCTCTACCACGTCCAGACCACCCTGCTCCCCCGCCTGTCCCGCAGCAGGACGGCAGGCGACACCAGGGTGATGCTGGGGGCTAGCAGGGACCTGCTCCGGAGCCTCTACGACTGTGACCTTtacttcctggagagctacatcAAACCCCAGCCGGCCAATCACAGTACAGACAAGCTGTTCCGGAGGGGAGCCAGCAAGGCTCTGTGCTCCCTGCCTGTCTGCGACGCCTTCAGTCCTGGAGAGTTGAACATCGATGAAGGAGAGTGCGTCAAGAGGTGTGGGGTTCTCAACATGACGCTGGCGTCGGACGCTTGCCGGGAGCGGCGCCATGTGGCCATCAAGACCGTACGGATACCGGAGGTGAGTGACCTCAGGGCTCTGGTGGAGGACCCTAGGCTCAACCTCAAGGTGATCCAGCTGGTTAGGGACCCCCGAGGGATCCTGGCCTCACGCATTGAGACCTTCAGGGACACCTACCGCCTCTGGAGGATCTGGAGGGCCACTGGGAGGAGGCCCTACAACCTGGACCTCACCCAGCTTACCATGGTCTGTGAGGACTTTCTGGGATCTGTAACCACTGGGCTCAGCAAGCCCCCCTGGCTCAAAGGGAGGTATATGCTGGTCAGGTATGAGGACCTGGCCAAGAACCCTCTCCAGAAGACCAAGAAGATCTATGATTACCTGGGTCTGGTCATGGACAAAAACGTAGGAGACTGGATCCAGAACAACACTAGGGGAAGCAATGATCTGTCAGCCAAGCATAAATACGGCACTGTTCGGGACTCAGCGGCCAACGCAGAAAGCTGGAGGCTCAAATTGTCTTATGACATGGTTGATTACACACAGACTGTGTGTCAGCAAGTTCTACAGGAGCTGGGTTATAAGACTGTCAGTTCGCCCGAGGAGCTGAAaaatctgtctctcactctcatcGAGGACAAAACTTTTGTACCTTTTTTGTAG